The following DNA comes from Nymphalis io chromosome 20, ilAglIoxx1.1, whole genome shotgun sequence.
gtttatatcttTGGCTTAATTAGAAACTATGTAGTGTAgtgtacaataaaaagttaaacaaatatattgttactGCTTATTCGCTAATTAAATGATGTCAATTTCAGCCTCTTTGGTGGGAGTACATCTGGTGTCTATCTCTCCTACTCTCATATCTTGGATTATCAGCAATCAAACGTAACAATGTGAAGAACCTCCGTCGATACGTATATGGTATTATGGCTATAGGACTTGGGCCGTTATTGTACTGTATGATATATTACTGTGGGGATGTGTACCAGTATCTAACATTAGATGAAGAtgaggatgatgatgatatacaaATGTGGCAGGTAGGTTCCCACTTACAACttcattattttgatattttcctGGCCATTATCTGCCACGGTGACCATTCTCAAAAAAGAGTAGCCAATTTCACAGGAAATTTTATAGAGTAAGCAAACACAAATGTACTCTTTATTTCTCTGCTCTTGTAATTCAATGGGACAGCAAATTCAAAATGATGGATTTGTTAAAGTGCAGGACTGGTTAAGTTTGCAAGGAGCCGGAGTATAAATACTGTATTCTTCTAGAATAGCAACTGAGAATTTCTCAATGGAAAAGCTTAATTTTTACTGGTCTGACCTAGGGTTTGAATTTAGTACTAGAGTTTTTGCCTTATATGCTAGCCAATAGACCAAAGTGGTAGAAGAAGcaattagttaatataatagaataagtaCATTGTTGCGAAAAATGGTTtgctcatatatatttaatggaaaTAGGACTTAGGTGCTAGGTAGTAAGTCTGGGTTGGCCAGTAAGATTCCTCAGCCAATCTTTCACCAAGCTCAATACTTTGTATTCCAttgtgagtgtgccagtgtaatcacaagcacaaggaacataactaagctcccaaggttggtggtgcattgacaatgtattgaatgcttaatatttcttacagcgccataGCTATGAAAGATAATTGCATACCTATTTCATAggaaaatattctaatattacaaaggtatatttttaatttgttctttcATGCAGCAAAAGAGTAATATGGTTGTTACATGAGAGTGAGTTTATGGGCTGGTGTCAAAAGCTTTTTGAGCCAACATAGTGTATGTGACTGAAAAACAATTGATTAAACTCATaactaataatacaattatattttccaGGGTTATCCCTATGGACTCTTGTGGTATGCCTTCATACTTCTAGCATCTCAAGTACACTTCTTCCAGCTGTATTTCTCCTACAACTTGCTCAAAGCGTGGCGGGCACGGGGTGCGTACAGGAAAGCCGACTAAAACATTTATCTGATAAGGTTCATTTTCCTGTTTGAAAACAGTTTTAgggttatgtttttttatttgttgtctaTTTGTCTCTCATTTCTGTTCCTTTGTTATGAATTTTTATatcgacttttttttaaaattaatttattgtttttaatttaaaaatggatcAAAAGGTACAACAGAAATGACATGTGgtataattatgtatagttAAACTGTTTTATTACTGCAATGTAATGTGTAAAAATACACAaagaacaagtttttttttaaatataattttataaaaaatttgttaTGGAATGATTGTATAGAAAAAGAgtaaataaacttgaaataattcttaaaaaaaattaataaaatttactgagaatttgttattaaaatatattggtctcatatgaaatattacatCATTTCTGCCGTACACTTTGTGTCTGCGGTTTCTAAATGTCAGGTATGGGCGCTATTGCTGTGACTTTCTATATACAACTTACATATAAATGAATTTGCATTTGCGTCTTCTCTTactcataatttaattatttaaaacaaataagttgTTCGgtgaaaatatctttaaaaatgtagTACTTCTAGCGgcctatatatatttagagtACACAACACTATTGTGTATATGATTTGAATAACTAAATGtttacacagtaacagcctgtgaatgtcccactgctgggctaatgcctcctgtaatatgtttaatgaccgattattacataataaattgtgtaatttagtacaaaaaaataaagtgtGCAACTCAGAATTTGTGATagaattcaaaacatttttgcGTCAGAAACGTTGCACAAATTAGACGTAGAAATTGTAAtgacacatttaaaaataaaacattttgataaacttatatttaatgattgttatctagttatttatagttttgGATTCATGGAAACAGGTTGTATTAaaagtgttttaatttatcaaaaagtcCATGGAAAGCAATggtagcttaaaatatatatatataaaattttataccatTTCGTAACTTCAATACTTTCACTGCCACAAGTTCGCGTggattttgtttgttaataaaacaatatagttttgtttttaaaagacAGATTATATTCAATGTTGAATTATTATGAcacaatgt
Coding sequences within:
- the LOC126776419 gene encoding protein jagunal isoform X2, with translation MVTGTNGADYEHREKIAAQYQISALNKSRLKYCVFFHHVLFLTMMAKLAADILDKLDIFILEIEELQIPQPLWWEYIWCLSLLLSYLGLSAIKRNNVKNLRRYVYGIMAIGLGPLLYCMIYYCGDVYQYLTLDEDEDDDDIQMWQGYPYGLLWYAFILLASQVHFFQLYFSYNLLKAWRARGAYRKAD
- the LOC126776419 gene encoding protein jagunal isoform X1, which gives rise to MASRGGIMVTGTNGADYEHREKIAAQYQISALNKSRLKYCVFFHHVLFLTMMAKLAADILDKLDIFILEIEELQIPQPLWWEYIWCLSLLLSYLGLSAIKRNNVKNLRRYVYGIMAIGLGPLLYCMIYYCGDVYQYLTLDEDEDDDDIQMWQGYPYGLLWYAFILLASQVHFFQLYFSYNLLKAWRARGAYRKAD